One window of the Diospyros lotus cultivar Yz01 chromosome 12, ASM1463336v1, whole genome shotgun sequence genome contains the following:
- the LOC127787006 gene encoding haloacid dehalogenase-like hydrolase domain-containing protein Sgpp: MGSSVEISADSLSCLSEVAPLELVLFDIDGTLCDSDPIHYQAFRVMLQEIGFNGGVPISEEFYMENIAGKHNDDIAKALFPEDFERGLKFVDDKEAMFRRLAKDKLKAIDGLYKVTKWIEDRGLRRAAVTNAPRPNAEQMVSTLGLSDFFEALIIGGECERAKPFPDPYLKALEVLKVSKDHAIVFEDSVSGITAAVEAELPVIGLAAWNHENLMKANPMFLIKDYEDPKLWAALEELDKKAGKA, from the exons ATGGGTTCTTCCGTTGAAATCTCAGCCGACAG CTTGAGTTGCCTCTCTGAAGTTGCTCCTCTTGAATTAGTACTGTTCGATATTGATGGAACTCTATGTGATTCAGATCCCATCCATTATCAGGCTTTCCGTGTGATGCTTCAAGAG ATAGGCTTCAATGGTGGGGTTCCTATTTCGGAGGAGTTCTATATGGAGAACATTGCAGGGAAGCATAATGACGATATTGCTAAAGCTCTCTTCCCTGAGGATTTTGAAAGGGGCTTAAAATTTGTAGATGATAAAGAAGCTATGTTTCGAAG acTAGCAAAGGACAAATTGAAGGCTATAGATGGCCTTTACAAAGTGACGAAATGGATTGAAGATCGAGGTCTGAGACGGGCTGCCGTGACTAATGCTCCTAGACCAAATGCAGAACAAATGGTCTCAACTCTCGGCCTTTCTGATTTCTTTGAGGCTCTTATTATTGGGGGAGAATGTGAGCGTGCAAAGCCGTTCCCAGACCCCTACTTGAAGGCTCTTGAAGTGCTCAAGGTGTCAAAGGATCATGCTATTGTCTTTGAG GATTCTGTGTCGGGAATTACAGCCGCTGTTGAAGCTGAGCTGCCGGTTATTGGTTTGGCGGCCTGGAATCATGAAAACTTGATGAAAGCCAATCCTATGTTTCTTATTAAGGATTACGAGGACCCAAAGTTGTGGGCCGCTTTGGAAGAGCTCGACAAGAAGGCAGGCAAAGCCTGA
- the LOC127787007 gene encoding vesicle transport protein GOT1-like has protein sequence MISFEMNDRKKIGLGLTGFGIFFSFLGIIFFFDKGLIAMGNILFLSGVTLTIGLKSSMQFFMKRSNFKGTISFGVGFFLVVIGWPVLGMILEAYGFIVLFSGFWPTLVVFLQKIPFLGWVFQQPYVRSFFDRYRGKRVPV, from the exons ATGATTTCCTTCGAAATGAACGACCGCAAAA AGATTGGGCTAGGGCTGACTGGATTTGGCATATTCTTCTCGTTCTTGGgaatcattttcttctttgacaAGGGTCTAATTGCAATGGGAAAT ATCCTATTCCTCTCAGGGGTGACATTAACCATTGGGCTGAAGTCCTCAATGCAGTTCTTCATGAAACGTAGCAATTTCAAG GGAACTATTTCTTTTGGTGtgggatttttcttggttgttaTTGGATGGCCCGTGTTGGGAATGATTCTAGAGGCATATGggtttattgttcttttcag TGGCTTTTGGCCAACATTGGTGGTTTTTCTGCAGAAGATACCTTTTCTTGGCTGGGTGTTCCAGCAGCCATATGTTAGATCG TTCTTTGATCGTTATCGCGGCAAAAGGGTGCCTGTATGA